One stretch of Archocentrus centrarchus isolate MPI-CPG fArcCen1 chromosome 5, fArcCen1, whole genome shotgun sequence DNA includes these proteins:
- the plch2b gene encoding 1-phosphatidylinositol 4,5-bisphosphate phosphodiesterase eta-2: MGQESWNQMYSSGMNISPAMAPQSPGCSGTPPLSSLSTKKTTFQSLGSLSPGMFSPSLAKASTHQASGPGSSQLSSPTPSIMSSPKLWQKTSISRLAEEFFWIGGSVVAQPKWRLGQIVERCMCTMQNGTQMTKMKGKKKGLLRFFYLDEHKSCIRWRPSRKHDKAKITIDSIHEVCEGKKSEIFRRYADNRFDPNCCFSIYYGDRVKSLDLVSTNAEETRTWITGLKYLMAGISDEDSLARRQRTRDQWLQQTFSEADKNGDGTLSIGEVHQLLHKLNVNLPKQKVRDMFQEADTDENQGSLGFDEFCSFYKMISTRRDLYLILISYSNQKEVLDLNDLARFLENEQKMRGLTREHLVDIVAKFEPCPENLQHMVLGIDGFTNYMRSPAGDIFNPEHNQVNQDMTQPLTNYFIATSHNTYLSGDQLLSQSRVEMYAYVLQAGCRCVEVDCWDGPDGEPIVHHGYTLTSKILFKDVIETIDKYAFTKSQYPVILSIENHCTVPQQKKMAKYLREVLQDKLDLSNVSMHECKKLPSPEILKGKILVKGKKLPANLDPDAEEGDVSDEDTGNEEEEDDDDDDDDDNNNPQDGNSINSTNQPKKKRRFGRSIMRSFKRKRKKRVKNKAMSDGESDYSSSRERTQIVYHPKKRKTMRLSRALSDLVKYTKSVRVHDIETQAYTNSWQVSSLDETVMNQILQLKPGELVRFNQRQLIRVYPSNYRVDSSNFNPQPYWNAGCHMVAMNYQTEGRMLELNRAKFSSNGNCGYILKPKIMCKGAFNPELEDPIPGHRKTQLVLKIISGQQLPKPKDSMFGDRGEIIDPFVEVEIIGLPIDCSKQQTRVVQDNGFNPMWEETLVFNIQMPQIALVRFQVWDHDAIGRDFIGQRTVAFTSMMPGYRHVYLEEMAESSIFVHVAIIDMAGKIKPANAVQAARKHIQKAAQKHMKGHQRQPSLDFSVQSSEDGRALYFHKDPETISQDSRNGETSYLVHGPVAKAAIHRGAMSEPVRRAHRVKILEPQKTKRGIFSRMSSTDSQHTGAAPCVIAESFDLETSSQTSTPDSPTPDSQNPIIQEELENDPSELQQSNCAGQQTVHTLEPEQSKPLEDLPPEPKPDSDIDTEPEQPPETQSQTDTVPQPQLVLQPEAKPAPLVPPSSPARVRRTLEAPVTPRPSTPIRTKGRSRSCPRKQTTSAQTPMVSRKPTFHCQTQRAQNYGSYSSPVRRIPNGLCLSDTTSSSSDSSTDSLEFVASCASARAEQHEGTLQREMKALFDQKMREIRCKSPLFLDDL, from the exons ATGGGACAGGAGAGCTGGAACCAAATGTACAGTTCAGGGATGAACATCAGCCCAGCGATGGCACCACAGTCTCCTGGATGCAGTGGTACTCCACCACTGTCTTCTCTGTCTACTAAGAAGACCACCTTTCAGTCTTTGGGATCTCTGTCACCAGGAATGTTCTCCCCCTCTCTGGCTAAAGCTTCCACTCATCAGGCATCAGGTCCTGGCTCGAGCCAACTCAGTTCACCCACTCCATCCATTATGAGCTCCCCAAAACTTTGGCAGAAAACATCCATCTCCCGACTCGCAGAGGAGTTCTTCTGGATTGGTGGCAGTGTGGTTGCACAGCCTAAATGGAGGCTGGGTCAGATAG TGGAGAGGTGTATGTGCACCATGCAGAATGGCACTCAGATGACCAAAATGAAGGGGAAGAAGAAAGGACTGCTGCGATTCTTTTACCTGGACGAGCACAAGTCCTGCATCCGGTGGCGACCCTCCAGAAAACACGACAAGGCCAAAA TAACTATTGATTCCATTCATGAGGTGTGTGAGGGGAAAAAGTCAGAGATCTTCAGGCGTTACGCAGACAACCGTTTTGACCCAAACTGCTGCTTCAGTATTTATTACGGGGATCGGGTGAAGTCCCTGGACCTGGTCTCCACCAACGCAGAGGAGACCCGCACCTGGATCACTGGGCTAAAATACCTCATGGCTGGTATCAGCGACGAAGACAGTTTGGCTCGGAGGCAGCGCACCCGTGATCA ATGGTTACAGCAGACCTTCTCTGAAGCCGATAAAAATGGAGATGGCACCCTTAGCATTGGAGAAGTTCACCAGCTGCTCCACAAGCTCAATGTGAATTTACCCAAACAGAAAGTCAGGGATATGTTTCAG GAAGCAGACACAGATGAAAACCAGGGCTCCCTGGGCTTTGATGAATTTTGTTCCTTCTACAAGATGATTTCCACCCGCAGAGACCTCTACCTGATTCTGATCTCCTACAGCAATCAGAAGGAAGTCCTGGATCTAAATGACCTTGCACGCTTCCTGGAAAATGAACAGAAG ATGAGAGGCCTGACCAGAGAGCATCTAGTGGACATAGTGGCCAAGTTTGAGCCATGTCCTGAGAACCTCCAGCACATGGTACTGGGTATTGATG GTTTTACCAACTACATGCGGAGCCCTGCAGGCGATATCTTCAACCCCGAGCACAATCAGGTAAACCAGGACATGACGCAGCCTCTAACTAACTACTTCATTGCCACATCTCACAACACCTACCTGTCAGGAGACCAGCTGCTCTCGCAGTCTAGAGTGGAAATGTATGCCTACGTCCTGCAGGCAGGCTGTCGCTGTGTGGAGG TGGACTGCTGGGATGGACCAGATGGAGAGCCTATTGTCCATCATGGTTACACCTTGACATCCAAAATTCTCTTCAAAGATGTAATTGAAACAATTGACAAATATGCCTTTACAAAATCACa GTACCCAGTGATCCTGTCCATAGAGAACCACTGCACTGTGCCTCAGCAGAAAAAGATGGCTAAATATCTGAGAGAGGTGCTGCAGGACAAACTGGATCTGAGCAATGTCAGCATGCATGAATGCAAAAAGCTGCCATCCCCTGAGATCCTGAAAGGAAAGATTTTAGTCAAG gGGAAGAAGCTGCCCGCAAACCTTGATCCTGATGCAGAGGAGGGTGATGTGTCTGATGAAGACACTGGaaatgaagaggaagaggatgacgacgacgacgatgatgatgataataataatccaCAG GATGGGAATAGCATTAACTCTACTAATCAGCCTAAGAAGAAGAGGCGATTTGGAAGATCAATCATGAGGAGCTTCAAAAGAAAG agaaaaaagagagtgaaaaacaAGGCCATGTCTGATGGTGAATCTGACTACAGTAGCAGCAGGGAGAGGACCCAAATTGTTTACCATCCCAA aaaaaggaaaacaatgaGGCTCTCCCGAGCTCTGTCAGATTTGGTCAAGTACACAAAATCTGTCCGTGTGCATGACATAGAAACGCAAG CATATACGAACAGTTGGCAGGTCTCATCACTAGATGAGACAGTAATGAACCAGATCTTACAGCTAAAACCGGGTGAGCTGGTACGTTTCAATCAGCGCCAGCTTATCAGAGTCTACCCGTCCAACTACAGAGTGGACTCTAGCAACTTCAACCCACAACCATATTGGAATGCAGGATGCCATATGG TTGCAATGAATTATCAAACAGAAGGCCGCATGCTTGAACTGAACCGAGCCAAGTTCTCGAGCAACGGAAACTGTGGATATATTCTGAAGCCCAAGATCATGTGTAAAG GTGCCTTTAACCCAGAGTTGGAGGATCCCATACCAGGACACAGAAAAACTCAGTTAGTGCTGAAGATCATTAGTGGACAGCAACTTCCCAAACCCAAAGACTCCATGTTTGGTGACAGAGGAGAG atAATTGATCCCTTTGTTGAAGTTGAGATCATTGGCCTACCTATTGACTGTTCCAAGCAGCAGACTAGAGTAGTGCAGGATAATG GTTTCAACCCAATGTGGGAGGAGACCCTCGTCTTCAACATCCAAATGCCCCAGATTGCCCTGGTACGATTCCAGGTGTGGGATCACGATGCTATTGGAAGAGACTTCATTGGACAGAGGACTGTAGCTTTCACCAGCATGATGCCAG GTTACCGGCATGTCTACCTGGAAGAAATGGCAGAGTCATCAATCTTTGTTCATGTCGCTATTATTGACATGGCAGGAAAA ATCAAACCTGCAAATGCTGTGCAAGCAGCCAGAAAACACATCCAAAAAGCAGCCCAGAAGCATATGAAGGGCCATCAAAGGCAGCCATCTCTAGATTTTTCTGTCCAGTCTTCAGAAGATGGACGCGCTTTGTACTTTCACAAGGATCCGGAAACCATCTCTCAAGACAGCAGAAATGGGGAAACATCTTATCTGGTTCATGGGCCCGTAGCCAAGGCTGCCATCCACAGAGGGGCCATGAGTGAACCAGTCAGGCGAGCTCACAGAGTGAAAATTCTTGAACCACAAAAGACAAAGAGAGGGATCTTCAGCCGGATGTCTTCCACTGACTCCCAACACACTGGGGCTGCTCCCTGCGTGATAGCTGAAAGCTTTGACCTTGAGACCTCTTCCCAGACTTCTACTCCTGACAGTCCTACTCCAGACAGCCAAAATCCAATAATTCAAGAGGAGCTGGAAAATGACCCTAgtgaattacaacagtccaaCTGTGCTGGGCAGCAGACAGTTCACACACTTGAGCCAGAGCAGTCAAAACCACTCGAGGATCTACCACCAGAACCAAAACCAGACAGTGACATTGACACTGAACCTGAGCAACCGCCAGAAACTCAGAGTCAGACTGACACagtccctcagcctcagctcgtGCTACAGCCAGAAGCCAAACCTGCTCCACTTGTCCCTCCATCATCCCCTGCAAGGGTAAGACGGACTTTAGAGGCTCCCGTGACCCCCCGACCATCCACCCCAATAAGAACAAAGGGCCGCTCACGCAGTTGCCCTCGAAAACAAACTACCTCTGCTCAGACACCGATGGTGAGTCGAAAACCTACTTTCCACTGTCAGACGCAGAGAGCGCAAAACTATGGCAGCTACAGCAGCCCAGTAAGACGCATACCCAACGGGCTCTGCCTGTCGGACACCACATCCAGCAGCAGCGACAGCAGCACCGACAGCCTGGAGTTTGTGGCTTCCTGCGCATCAGCCAGGGCAGAGCAACATGAAGGGACGCTGCAGAGAGAGATGAAGGCCCTCTTTGACCAGAAGATGAGAGAGATCCGCTGTAAATCACCGCTTTTTCTGGATG ATTTGTGA
- the grik6 gene encoding probable glutamate receptor, which yields MMLIGFFLLSFGILLDKGMCTAVQSELRITTIKQEPYTMSKGTQLEGFCMDLLSEIAKKMGFKYKVQLVKDSAYGRQDESGNWNGMIGEVVRGEADLAIAPLTLTAAREKAVGMTKPFMQTGISILLRKDISEGAGFFDFLSPFSAQTWVGILIAYLGTAACIFIVTRLSPSEWSQPQSEQNRFSLLHSLWYTAGALTLQGAGPHPKALSGRVICSSWWLFTIVLLACYFSNFSSTKAPESSHLMVKGFEDLANQDVIEYGCLAGSSTLAFFKSSNNPVYRRIYEHMERTKSFVSTMDEGVQRAKEGSFAFIGESVSLDLAVARHCELVRAHEVIGMRGYSIAAALGSPVIKNLSVAILQLSEAGELAYLRSKWWASSCIADKGKVSAVQPHNLKGMFLVLSLGLGLGTLVAVLELTFKSRRSAAEHKKSCCSVLTEELSLRLRTSNGNRSQENADKDKEKA from the exons ATGATGCTGATTGGGTTTTTTCTGCTGTCCTTTGGAATTCTCCTGGATAAAGGCATGTGCACTGCAG TGCAATCAGAGCTGAGAATCACAACAATAAAG CAAGAACCATATACAATGTCCAAAGGCACACAACTGGAAGGCTTTTGCATGGACCTGCTCTCTGAAATAGCCAAGAAAATGGGCTTCAAGTACAAAGTGCAGCTGGTGAAAGACAGCGCGTATGGTAGACAGGATGAGAGCGGGAACTGGAATGGAATGATTGGAGAGGTGGTGAGAGGG GAGGCAGACCTCGCTATTGCTCCGCTGACTCTCACAGCAGCTCGGGAGAAAGCTGTGGGAATGACCAAACCATTCATGCAGACAGGAATCAGTATCCTGCTGAGGAAAGACATTTCAGAGGGAGCAGGCTTCTTTGATTTCCTATCCCCCTTCTCAGCACAGACCTGGGTTGGCATACTCATTGCCTACCTGGGGACGGCTGCATGTATCTTCATAGTTACTAG ACTCAGCCCTTCTGAGTGGAGCCAGCCTCAGAGTGAGCAAAACCGATTCAGTCTCCTCCACAGCCTTTGGTACACAGCTGGAGCTCTGACTCTGCAAG gtgctGGTCCTCATCCCAAAGCTCTTTCTGGACGTGTCATCTGCAGCAGTTGGTGGTTATTTACCATTGTCCTCTTGGCTTGTTATTTCTCCAACTTCAGCTCCACTAAGGCCCCAGAGTCCTCTCACCTAATGGTGAAAGGATTTGAGGACTTGGCCAATCAGGATGTGATTGAATATGGCTGCCTGGCTGGCTCTTCTACACTTGCTTTCTTTAAG aGTTCAAACAACCCGGTGTACCGCAGAATCTATGAGCACATGGAGAGGACAAAGAGTTTCGTGTCAACTATGGATGAAGGTGTTCAACGTGCAAAAGAGGGCAGCTTCGCCTTCATTGGAGAGTCTGTTTCTCTGGACTTGGCCGTCGCACGTCACTGTGAACTGGTCAGGGCGCATGAGGTCATTGGCATGAGGGGATATAGCATTGCTGCTGCCCTTG GTTCTCCAGTCATAAAGAACCTCAGTGTGGCAATCCTACAACTAAGTGAAGCAGGGGAACTGGCTTACCTGCGAAGCAAGTGGTGGGCAAGCAGCTGCATAGCAGACAAGGGCAAAGTGTCAGCTGTGCAGCCACATAACCTCAAGGGGATGTTTCTGGTTCTTTCCCTCGGCCTTGGGTTGGGAACACTTGTTGCTGTGCTGGAGTTAACCTTCAAGAGTCGCAGAAGTGCAGCAGAGCACAAG AAGTCATGCTGCTCTGTACTGACTGAGGAACTGAGTCTGCGTTTGAGGACCAGCAATGGGAACAGATCTCAGGAAAATGCAGATAAAGACAAGGAAAAAGCATAG